The sequence TCTGATAGAAAGCAATCAAGGCTTTAGAAATAGCTTGACGAATGGCATAGATTTGCGCCACATGACCACCACCGCTAACACGTACACGGATGTCGACGCCAGCGAATTTTTCCTGCAAcacaaaagtaaattttcataaatatatacattaataacttcacaaattttcatattgaaatACGCGTGCACTCAGTtaagaaacttttttcattGGATTCAATTTCGGGATAAGTTAAACTCATCACTCACATCTGCGGGTGGCGCAATGTCATATTTCAGCATAAACAACTCACCTTGCCCAAAAGCAAAAGTGGTTCCTGCAATTTGTATTGCAGCACTTTTGGTTCTATTTGTTCCAAAGGACGGCCATTGACCCTCAAGAGACCACGTCCGCGCTTGCAGTAAGCAACAGCTGTGGCGGTTTTCTGCAATTATGGAAACTTTAGTAATTTGCTATATAACAGATAGCGAACGGcacgtgtatttctgccaattgCTTCAATCAAACTTACCTTCCGTCCAAAAACTTGCACGGCATGCACAGGCTCTCTGCGCTGTAATtaacagaaaataataaaaattactcaATA is a genomic window of Anastrepha ludens isolate Willacy chromosome 6, idAnaLude1.1, whole genome shotgun sequence containing:
- the LOC128866044 gene encoding 40S ribosomal protein S16: MQQKRREPVHAVQVFGRKKTATAVAYCKRGRGLLRVNGRPLEQIEPKVLQYKLQEPLLLLGKEKFAGVDIRVRVSGGGHVAQIYAIRQAISKALIAFYQKYVDEASKKEIKDILIQYDRTLLVGDPRRCEPKKFGGPGARARYQKSYR